The Plectropomus leopardus isolate mb unplaced genomic scaffold, YSFRI_Pleo_2.0 unplaced_scaffold27386, whole genome shotgun sequence genome includes the window AACGTGGACGCACccaggagagcagcagcaggttaCACCTGAGCGTGCCGCAGTACCCCACCATGGCCACGATGATGAGGAAACAGCACACGGCGATGATGACGGGGTGGACAGCTGGAGAGTACGTCAGCACCGCCGCCTCCTCCAACctcaacacacagacagacagaggacaaagAACATAAGAATCTAAAGGTGATTTTCTCCACGTCTGTGTGATGGATGGTGTCCACACTGCAGAGACTCAGAGATGTTGGAGACAGATCAGAGAGGCTGGGGGACATGTTTTTCAGATGACCTGTGAAGCAGACTCAGACCTCGAGGGTCCTCCTCCATCAGGACTCTGTCTGATCGTGTTAGCTGGACTCTGTGTGGGACTCACCTGGTGTGGGCTGTCAGGGTCAGGACAGTGTTCAGAGAGTCTCTGATCCAGGCTGCCACTCCTAGCACACATGCTGACATCAgctagatacacacacacacacacacacacaaataaacatacatGGATCAGTTTCTGCTGCCCACAAATAACATCTCAGAATGTCAAACATGCTCTCAGACAGACGGGCGGACGGATAGACAGACGGTGACCTACTTTATAGTAAACTTTTACTGCAAACTCTGACTGCTAACTTTAACCCtcactgaaaacatttactgcaaactgtaactgcaaaCTTAAACTGTTACTGCAAACTGTAACTGTTACTGCAAacaaactgtaactgcaaaCTTAAACTGTTACTgcaaactttcactttcacagcaAACTGTCAGTGCCAACTTTAACTTTTGCTTGAAACTTTAACTTTAGCTGTAAACTTTTGCTGCAAATTGTAAGTTAAACATCTGCTTTCACTGTAATCTTTGTTCACTTGAACCCTCACTGCAAACATTCACTTTCACTGTAATTTTTGACTCCTAACTTTAACCCTCTCTGCAGACTGTGACTTTCACtgcaacattttacttttactgcaaATTTTCACTTTTAGCACAAAGTTTAAATTTAACTGCAaacttagatttttttatttttctgaaaacgTATGGTTCAACAGGGAAATATTTTACCACAGACTTTAAACACTAAACGCgtaaaagtatgtggacacaaAGTACCAGATAGACAGATAATACTGTATAACAATGTAATAATATTGTTTGTGAAGTAGTTGTAATACAACTGTGTTGTTatataaaatgtgactttatggCCTTGGAAAAGCTTTTCGTGTTTTAATTATCTGCTCTCTGGCTGTCGAGGTGCTTCATTGCTCTAAAACGCGTGCGGATAAACACCTGAGAGTCGCACGTGCTGATGTTGGATATGTAAAAACAGTTTCTATGTGATGATGAGCTGAGACACATGCGGAGTGCGGAAATATCTCAGATCAGAGAGCTGACAGGGTTAATAACCTCCAGCCCGTGTGTCGGTGTGTCGGTGTCGGAGTGGCCGCAGCAGCCGCCTCTCACCCAGAAGAGCAGGTTGAGCGCGTACAGCAGACAGCGCAGACACCTCACCGCGTCCTCCCGAGCCATCCCGTCCGGAGCTCCGCCGCGCGGCTCATCTGAGCCCGGGACACCATGACGACATGCTCACTGCAGACACGCGGCACTCAGCCCGGACACACTCATCACCAGCGCACGGAagcctcttcttcttttttcaaactGCGTCTGCTCCGTGCGTAAAATCCGCATTCCGCCGCCCGCGCGCCTCCCGCTCGGCTCTGTCCGGAGTCTGGTTTCAGCCGCTCGGCTTTATCCGTCACGAGCTCCAGGAAACTTCCACAACAGGTGGTTTCTTACTTTCCCTCAGCCCCGCCGGGAGGAGGATGGAGTGTGCGGCGCGGCGCACAGCGGCGGCGCTGACGTTTCCAAATCAATCATCAGTCACTGCGCGCCGCCGGGGCGCAGCGCAGAAACTTTAAACACAAGTTTCACAAAATCAGTGATCCAAAAACTTTAAACTCCAACGATGGGaaacacaaatttaacaaaaaacatgtcaacCCTCCAGCAGCGCGCGCTAAATCCTCTCAACTCGCTCAATAATCTCAGTTTAAACGTTTCTCCGCTGCGTCAGAGCTGCGGAGCGCGGAGACGGCGGTGGATCCAACCGGAGCCCGGAGCAGAGCGGAGGGGCGGCGCGCTGTCCCGGCccgtcttcttcttcctcctcactAATTAAATgcgcgcagcagcagcagcctctcccctcctcctcctcctccccccgtCAGTGGGGAGTCCTGGGGGAGGACGCAGGAATGTGTCCGCCTCCAGCCGCAGAGCCGCGG containing:
- the LOC121937759 gene encoding tetraspanin-12-like — translated: MAREDAVRCLRCLLYALNLLFWLMSACVLGVAAWIRDSLNTVLTLTAHTRLEEAAVLTYSPAVHPVIIAVCCFLIIVAMVGYCGTLRCNLLLLSWVRPRFFIAVG